Proteins encoded by one window of Candidatus Polarisedimenticolaceae bacterium:
- the arsB gene encoding ACR3 family arsenite efflux transporter: MSGKRLGFFERYLTVWVAACMVVGVALGKLFPGLTASIRSLEFGDGSRVNIPIAVLIWLMVYPMMLKIDFGSLLGVGRRPGGLLVTLFVNWIVKPFSMAFLGWLFFKHLFLPWIGPELADQYVAGVIILAAAPCTAMVFVWSYLTDGDPAYTLVQVSLNDLIMLVLFAPIVGLLVAGASDLEVPFRVLLTSVVVFIVIPLAAGSLSRFALIRSKGKAWFEGSYLPVFHPVTTIALLLTLVLIFAFQADNLTGRFVHVLLIAIPILIQVYFNAGLAYGLMKAFRIPHAVAAPGALIGASNFFELAVAVAITLFGPESGAALATVVGVLVEVPVMLTVCAFCNRTRHWFPS; the protein is encoded by the coding sequence ATGAGCGGCAAACGCCTCGGCTTCTTCGAGCGTTACCTCACCGTCTGGGTCGCCGCGTGCATGGTCGTCGGCGTCGCGCTCGGCAAGCTGTTCCCCGGCCTGACCGCCTCGATCCGCTCCCTCGAGTTCGGCGACGGTAGCCGGGTGAACATCCCGATCGCCGTCCTCATCTGGCTGATGGTCTACCCGATGATGCTCAAGATCGACTTCGGGAGCCTGCTGGGGGTCGGGCGGCGCCCCGGCGGTTTGCTCGTCACGCTCTTCGTGAACTGGATCGTGAAGCCGTTCTCGATGGCCTTCCTCGGGTGGCTGTTCTTCAAGCACCTGTTCCTGCCGTGGATCGGTCCCGAGCTGGCGGACCAATACGTCGCGGGGGTGATCATCCTCGCCGCCGCGCCCTGCACCGCGATGGTGTTCGTCTGGTCGTACCTGACCGACGGCGACCCGGCCTACACCCTGGTCCAGGTCTCGTTGAACGACCTGATCATGCTCGTGTTGTTCGCGCCGATCGTCGGCCTTCTCGTCGCCGGAGCGAGCGACCTGGAGGTCCCGTTCCGGGTCCTGCTGACGAGCGTCGTCGTGTTCATCGTGATCCCGCTCGCGGCGGGAAGCCTGAGCCGCTTCGCGCTCATCCGGTCGAAGGGGAAGGCGTGGTTCGAGGGGAGCTACCTCCCCGTGTTCCACCCCGTCACGACGATCGCGTTGCTCCTGACCCTCGTCCTGATCTTCGCCTTTCAGGCCGACAACCTCACGGGGCGGTTCGTCCACGTGCTGCTGATCGCGATTCCGATCCTGATCCAGGTCTATTTCAACGCGGGGCTGGCCTACGGCCTCATGAAGGCGTTCCGGATCCCGCACGCCGTCGCGGCGCCGGGGGCGCTGATCGGCGCCTCCAACTTCTTCGAGCTCGCCGTCGCGGTCGCGATCACGTTGTTCGGGCCGGAGTCCGGAGCCGCCCTCGCCACCGTCGTGGGGGTGCTCGTGGAGGTGCCCGTGATGCTCACGGTCTGCGCGTTCTGCAACCGGACGCGCCACTGGTTCCCGTCATGA
- a CDS encoding nitrophenyl compound nitroreductase subunit ArsF family protein, with product MTLVALALAAAAATTPAPEHAVRVYYFYTTQRCASCRKIEAWTDEAVHAAWPEAVDSSAIEWVPLNLDEPANRHFVSDYRLFTKSVVVVELRNGEQVRWKNLPRIWELLMDRDAFRRYVRREVAAYLEAEP from the coding sequence ATGACGCTCGTCGCCCTCGCGCTCGCGGCGGCGGCGGCGACGACGCCGGCGCCGGAACACGCCGTTCGCGTCTACTACTTCTACACGACGCAACGATGCGCGTCCTGCAGGAAGATCGAAGCGTGGACGGACGAGGCGGTTCACGCCGCCTGGCCGGAAGCGGTGGATTCGAGCGCCATCGAGTGGGTCCCGCTGAACCTCGACGAGCCCGCGAACCGGCACTTCGTGTCCGACTACCGGCTCTTCACGAAGTCGGTCGTCGTCGTCGAGCTGCGCAACGGGGAACAGGTCCGCTGGAAGAACCTTCCGAGGATCTGGGAGCTCCTGATGGATCGCGACGCCTTTCGCCGATACGTCCGGCGCGAGGTGGCCGCCTACCTCGAGGCGGAGCCGTGA
- a CDS encoding aromatic aminobenezylarsenical efflux permease ArsG family transporter: MTELLTASAAAFWLGILTSISPCPLATNIAAVSYLGKDLSRPGRFAASGLLYAAGRVAVYVLLAVGIVSSLLSIPAVAAFLQNEMNRLLGPVLVVAGIFVLGWVPLPRGWRGADASLQRRAAASGVLGAGLLGVLFALSFCPISAGLFFGSLLPLSASSGSRFLVPAAFGLGTGLPVIGLAAAVLLGLGRLARAFQALSRFEFWARRVTGVVFLVVGAWFVITRTFAAGG, from the coding sequence GTGACGGAGCTGCTGACGGCGAGCGCCGCGGCGTTCTGGTTGGGGATCCTGACCTCGATCAGCCCGTGTCCGCTCGCGACCAACATCGCCGCGGTCTCCTACCTCGGGAAGGACCTGAGTCGACCGGGGAGATTCGCGGCATCGGGCCTTCTCTACGCCGCAGGGAGGGTCGCGGTCTACGTGCTCCTCGCCGTGGGGATCGTGTCGAGCCTCCTTTCGATCCCCGCGGTCGCCGCGTTCCTCCAGAACGAGATGAACCGCCTGCTGGGGCCGGTGCTCGTCGTCGCCGGGATCTTCGTCCTCGGATGGGTCCCCCTCCCTCGCGGCTGGCGCGGCGCCGACGCGTCGCTTCAGCGTCGTGCGGCGGCGTCCGGTGTGCTGGGCGCCGGGCTTCTCGGCGTGTTGTTCGCCCTGTCGTTCTGCCCGATCTCCGCGGGACTGTTCTTCGGGAGCCTGCTCCCGCTCTCCGCGAGCTCGGGCTCCCGCTTTCTCGTTCCCGCGGCGTTCGGACTGGGAACCGGACTTCCGGTGATCGGCCTCGCCGCCGCGGTTCTCCTCGGCCTGGGAAGGCTCGCGCGGGCCTTCCAGGCACTGAGCCGGTTCGAGTTCTGGGCCCGCAGGGTCACGGGGGTCGTCTTCCTCGTCGTCGGCGCATGGTTCGTGATCACGCGGACCTTCGCCGCCGGCGGCTGA
- a CDS encoding thioredoxin family protein, which produces MDDGRKVIEVLGPGCPRCFETHRVVQHVVEEAALDAVVRKVDSIDRMVELGVLSTPALVVDGTVVLSGRIPKADEVRRLLGLA; this is translated from the coding sequence ATGGACGACGGCAGGAAGGTCATCGAGGTGCTCGGCCCCGGCTGCCCGCGCTGTTTCGAGACCCATCGCGTCGTGCAGCACGTCGTGGAGGAGGCGGCGCTCGACGCCGTCGTCCGGAAGGTCGACTCCATCGACCGCATGGTGGAGCTGGGCGTGTTGAGCACGCCGGCGCTCGTCGTCGACGGGACGGTGGTGCTTTCCGGGCGAATCCCGAAGGCGGACGAGGTCCGCAGGCTTCTCGGCCTCGCCTGA
- a CDS encoding permease: MRERTKLALLLAAFAAAYVLPIESPRVQGAALEGLFLLKDYARQHVLLCLVPAFFIAGAIGQFVSQGAVLRYLGRTANPVVAYGVASVSGSVLAVCSCTVLPLFAGIYRRGAGLGPATAFLYSGPAINVLAIILTARVLGLDLGLARAIGAVSFSVVVGAMMAAIFRKGEAERQAGGPDPFASAGGSASRRSLAQDASFLGTMVAVLVFANWSGSGEVGFFVAVARVKWILAGGGMLALAWMLIRWFDRDELRAWVQATWGFAKQITPLLLGGILVSGWLMGRPGADAGLIPSSWVAGVVGGNSLLANGIASVVGAFMYFATLTEVPILQTLIGSGMGKGPALALLLAGPALSLPSMLVIHAYLGFRKTATYVGLVIVLATLTGWIYGAISG, from the coding sequence ATGCGGGAACGGACGAAGCTCGCGCTGCTGCTGGCGGCGTTCGCGGCGGCGTACGTTCTTCCGATCGAGAGCCCCCGCGTTCAGGGCGCGGCGCTCGAGGGGCTCTTCCTCCTCAAGGACTACGCGCGGCAACACGTGCTCCTCTGCCTCGTGCCGGCCTTCTTCATCGCGGGCGCGATCGGGCAGTTCGTGAGCCAGGGCGCGGTGCTGCGTTATCTCGGAAGGACCGCGAACCCCGTGGTCGCCTATGGGGTGGCGTCGGTCTCGGGAAGCGTGCTCGCCGTCTGCTCCTGCACCGTGCTCCCGCTGTTCGCGGGCATCTACAGGCGCGGCGCCGGGCTCGGGCCCGCGACGGCGTTCCTCTACTCCGGCCCGGCGATCAACGTCCTGGCGATCATCCTGACCGCAAGGGTCCTCGGCCTCGACCTCGGCCTCGCCCGCGCGATCGGCGCCGTCAGCTTCTCGGTCGTCGTCGGGGCGATGATGGCGGCGATCTTCCGCAAGGGGGAAGCCGAGCGGCAGGCGGGAGGCCCCGATCCGTTCGCGTCGGCCGGGGGCTCCGCGTCGCGGCGCTCGCTCGCGCAGGACGCGTCGTTCCTGGGGACGATGGTCGCGGTCCTGGTCTTCGCCAACTGGAGCGGCTCGGGGGAGGTCGGCTTCTTCGTCGCGGTGGCCCGAGTGAAGTGGATCCTCGCCGGGGGCGGGATGCTGGCGCTGGCGTGGATGCTGATCCGCTGGTTCGACCGCGACGAGCTCCGGGCCTGGGTCCAGGCGACGTGGGGGTTCGCCAAGCAGATCACCCCGCTGCTCCTCGGCGGAATCCTCGTCTCCGGGTGGCTCATGGGGCGCCCGGGCGCCGACGCGGGCCTGATCCCGTCGTCGTGGGTCGCCGGGGTCGTCGGCGGGAACTCCCTGCTCGCCAACGGGATCGCCTCGGTCGTCGGGGCCTTCATGTATTTCGCCACCCTGACCGAGGTGCCGATCCTCCAGACCCTGATCGGCTCGGGGATGGGGAAGGGGCCCGCGCTCGCGCTCCTCCTGGCCGGGCCCGCGCTGTCGCTTCCCAGCATGCTCGTGATCCACGCGTACCTGGGTTTCCGGAAGACCGCGACGTACGTCGGGCTCGTCATCGTGCTGGCGACGCTGACGGGGTGGATCTACGGGGCGATCTCGGGGTGA
- a CDS encoding efflux RND transporter periplasmic adaptor subunit produces the protein MRGLVFLSAVLIFHLAGCGSRPEPAPAVLTDWCVEHRVPESKCTLCHPDLVAGFQGANDWCAEHGLPESVCPICHPDVVPANAPPAPPEDPEAPPPDKLKVRLDSPRVAEVAGIETEPVQPEAGVDAFAATAKLVYDASRRAEVNARRPGVVREVLVDVGSFVRRGAPLVVLDSPEVGADRSRLAAARARVETASAQLERDRALYGQGIVPRRDLQESESQLADARAEVDTLEAAGGVVGTGATSGRYTLVAPITGVVVRRTVTVGRQVDIEEMLLEVVDPSVLWAEIDVPEPRLAGVATGLEITLTFDAIPGRDFRGRIFSVSPEVDPRTRTAVARVRLDNADGALRANMYGRARITAGGKGNGVVVPRAALQRANGVDVVFVRISDLLYETRHVEARPRDDGRVELASGVAPGERVVTVGSFLLKTETLKGSIGAGCCDVE, from the coding sequence ATGCGTGGACTGGTGTTCCTCTCCGCCGTCCTGATCTTCCATCTTGCGGGGTGCGGCTCGCGCCCCGAGCCGGCGCCCGCCGTACTGACGGACTGGTGCGTCGAGCACCGGGTCCCCGAGTCGAAGTGCACCCTCTGCCACCCGGACCTGGTCGCGGGATTCCAGGGCGCGAACGACTGGTGCGCGGAGCACGGGCTGCCTGAGAGCGTTTGCCCGATCTGCCATCCGGACGTCGTCCCCGCGAACGCCCCGCCCGCTCCGCCCGAGGATCCCGAGGCGCCGCCTCCCGACAAGCTGAAGGTCCGCCTCGATTCGCCGCGCGTCGCGGAGGTCGCCGGGATCGAGACGGAGCCGGTGCAACCGGAAGCCGGAGTGGACGCGTTCGCCGCCACCGCGAAGCTCGTCTACGACGCCTCGCGCCGGGCGGAGGTCAACGCGCGCCGCCCCGGGGTGGTGCGGGAGGTCCTCGTCGACGTCGGCTCGTTCGTTCGCAGGGGAGCGCCCCTCGTCGTTCTCGACAGCCCGGAGGTCGGCGCCGACCGCTCGCGCCTTGCGGCGGCAAGGGCGCGCGTCGAGACCGCGTCCGCGCAGCTCGAGCGCGATCGTGCGCTCTACGGGCAGGGGATCGTCCCGCGCCGCGACCTCCAGGAGTCCGAAAGCCAGCTCGCCGACGCGCGCGCGGAGGTCGATACGCTCGAGGCGGCGGGCGGGGTCGTCGGCACGGGGGCGACCTCGGGCCGGTACACCCTCGTCGCGCCGATCACGGGGGTCGTCGTGCGGCGCACGGTCACGGTGGGACGGCAGGTCGACATCGAGGAGATGCTCCTCGAGGTGGTCGATCCGTCGGTCCTGTGGGCGGAGATCGACGTTCCCGAGCCCAGGCTCGCCGGCGTGGCCACCGGGCTCGAGATCACCCTGACCTTCGACGCGATCCCCGGGCGCGACTTCCGGGGGCGCATCTTCTCGGTCTCCCCCGAGGTCGATCCCCGTACACGCACCGCGGTGGCGAGGGTAAGGCTCGACAACGCCGACGGGGCGCTGCGCGCGAACATGTACGGTCGCGCGAGGATCACCGCGGGCGGCAAGGGGAACGGGGTGGTGGTGCCGCGCGCCGCGCTGCAGCGGGCGAACGGCGTGGACGTCGTGTTCGTCCGGATCTCGGACCTCCTGTACGAGACGCGGCACGTCGAGGCCCGCCCCCGCGACGACGGCCGCGTCGAGCTCGCGAGCGGGGTCGCGCCCGGCGAGCGGGTGGTCACCGTCGGGAGCTTCCTGCTGAAGACCGAGACGTTGAAGGGCAGCATCGGCGCCGGCTGCTGCGACGTCGAGTAA
- a CDS encoding CusA/CzcA family heavy metal efflux RND transporter, protein MLEAILTWSLRHRVAVLALWATIAAVGVVALARLPIDAFPDTTPVQVQVNTVAPALPPLEIERQVTAPVEQAIGGLPGLHEVRSVSKFGFSQVTVTFEDGTDVYLARQVVGERLAAVELPAGLERPTLGPVATGLGEIFHYLVTGKASLAELRTAQDWIIRPQLRSVTGVAEVNSWGGDERQIQVLVDPVRLQGFGLSLERLIESLERGNAGAGGGTIDVAGESSLVHGDGRVTTPADVARTVVDAREGVPVLVRDVARVVEGREIRRGAVTADGNGEAVLGLGFLLMGENSHDVTHRLSARLEEIRKTLPAGVSVTPVYERTTLVDQVLATVRTNLLEGALLVVAVLFVFLGNVRAGLLVAAAIPLSMLFAFDLMTRFGIAATLMSLGAIDFGMVVDSSVIVVENAERRLQESDGERSILDVVRDAALEVRRPTMFGELVVIVVYLPILALEGVEGKLFRPMALTVIFALVGSLVLSLTLTPVLASLFLRRGRRHGDTLLMRGLTRAYRPILAAALARPKVVVGTALLLVAGAAALATRLGSEFVPRLSEGTIVMNTVRLAGVAVDESVRYGTRIERALLAAYPDEIERVWSRTGSAEIATDPMGLELTDVFVTLTPRKRWTRAKTQQELVASMERELGGLPGMRRIFTQPIEMRVNEMLAGIRTDVGVKLFGDDLDVLRTKAAEIEAVLNRTRGSADVTTEQLTGQPVLTVAIDREAVARHGIPVDEVLEVVRALGGRKVGELQEGDRRFPVVVRLEDAYRLDPAAFGRTLVTTATGERLPLSSLAKITTAEGPATLQREWGKRRIVVQANVRGRDVGSFVDEARAAIDREVLLPPGYWVRFGGQFEQYESARSRLMLVIPAALAGVLVLLYLTYGTLADTLRVFAGVPFAAVGGVLALWLRDLPFSVSAWVGFVALSGVSVLGDMVLVSTIRQLRGEGLPPLEAIESAALRRLRPVLMTGLVASLGFLPMALNTGVGAEVQRPLATVVIGGVLSSTLLTLVVLPVMYRVVSREGRGGDLVPAGGIEPPT, encoded by the coding sequence ATGCTCGAAGCGATCCTCACGTGGTCCCTGCGCCACCGCGTCGCCGTCCTCGCGCTGTGGGCGACGATCGCGGCGGTCGGGGTGGTGGCGCTCGCGCGCCTCCCCATCGACGCCTTCCCCGACACCACCCCCGTCCAGGTCCAGGTCAACACCGTCGCCCCGGCGCTGCCGCCGCTCGAGATCGAGCGACAGGTCACCGCACCGGTGGAGCAGGCGATCGGGGGACTTCCAGGCCTCCATGAAGTCCGTTCCGTCTCGAAGTTCGGCTTCTCGCAGGTCACCGTCACCTTCGAGGACGGAACCGACGTCTACCTCGCGCGCCAGGTCGTGGGCGAGCGGCTCGCCGCCGTCGAGCTCCCGGCGGGGCTGGAGCGCCCGACCCTCGGCCCGGTCGCCACGGGCCTCGGCGAGATCTTCCATTACCTCGTCACCGGAAAAGCCTCCCTCGCCGAGCTGCGCACCGCCCAGGACTGGATCATCCGACCGCAGCTGCGCTCGGTGACCGGCGTCGCGGAGGTCAACTCGTGGGGCGGGGACGAGCGGCAGATCCAGGTCCTCGTCGATCCCGTCCGGTTGCAGGGATTCGGCCTTTCCCTCGAGCGCCTGATCGAGTCGCTCGAGCGCGGGAACGCCGGCGCGGGCGGGGGGACGATCGACGTTGCGGGGGAGTCGAGCCTCGTGCACGGCGACGGGCGGGTCACGACCCCGGCCGACGTCGCGCGCACCGTGGTGGATGCGCGCGAAGGCGTCCCGGTCCTCGTGCGCGACGTCGCGCGCGTCGTCGAGGGGAGGGAAATCCGGCGCGGCGCCGTGACGGCGGACGGCAACGGGGAGGCCGTGCTCGGCCTCGGTTTCCTGCTGATGGGCGAGAACAGCCACGACGTGACCCACCGGCTGAGCGCACGGCTCGAGGAAATCCGTAAGACGCTTCCCGCGGGAGTGTCGGTCACCCCGGTTTACGAGCGCACGACCCTCGTCGACCAGGTGCTCGCGACCGTGCGGACGAATCTCCTCGAGGGAGCGCTGCTGGTCGTCGCGGTGCTGTTCGTCTTCCTCGGCAACGTCCGGGCGGGGCTGCTCGTGGCCGCGGCGATCCCGCTTTCCATGCTCTTCGCCTTCGACCTCATGACCCGCTTCGGGATCGCGGCCACGCTGATGAGCCTCGGCGCGATCGACTTCGGGATGGTCGTCGACAGCTCCGTGATCGTCGTGGAGAACGCGGAGCGGCGCCTGCAGGAAAGCGACGGGGAGAGGTCGATCCTCGACGTCGTCCGCGACGCCGCGCTCGAGGTGCGCCGCCCGACGATGTTCGGCGAGCTCGTCGTGATCGTCGTGTACCTGCCAATCCTCGCCCTCGAAGGCGTCGAGGGAAAGCTCTTCCGGCCGATGGCGCTGACGGTGATCTTCGCCCTCGTCGGCTCGCTCGTCCTCTCCCTCACGCTCACCCCGGTCCTGGCGAGCCTGTTCCTTCGACGCGGGCGCCGGCACGGCGACACGCTGCTGATGCGCGGGCTGACCCGCGCCTACCGTCCCATCCTGGCCGCGGCGCTGGCGCGGCCGAAGGTCGTGGTCGGAACGGCGCTGCTGCTGGTCGCCGGTGCGGCGGCACTCGCGACGCGGCTCGGGTCCGAGTTCGTCCCGCGCCTGAGCGAGGGGACGATCGTGATGAACACCGTCCGGCTCGCCGGGGTCGCGGTGGATGAGTCGGTGCGCTACGGGACGCGGATCGAGCGGGCACTGCTCGCCGCCTACCCCGACGAGATCGAACGGGTGTGGAGCCGGACCGGGAGCGCCGAGATCGCCACCGACCCGATGGGCCTCGAGCTGACCGACGTGTTCGTCACGCTCACCCCCCGCAAGCGGTGGACGCGCGCGAAGACGCAGCAGGAGCTCGTCGCGAGCATGGAGCGGGAGCTCGGCGGCCTCCCGGGGATGCGGCGGATCTTCACGCAGCCGATCGAGATGAGGGTCAACGAGATGCTCGCGGGGATCCGGACCGACGTCGGGGTGAAGCTGTTCGGAGACGACCTCGACGTGCTCCGGACGAAGGCGGCCGAGATCGAGGCGGTGCTGAATCGCACGCGCGGGTCGGCCGACGTCACGACCGAGCAGCTCACGGGGCAGCCGGTGCTGACGGTCGCGATCGACCGCGAGGCCGTGGCCCGTCACGGGATCCCCGTCGACGAGGTCCTCGAGGTCGTCCGGGCTCTGGGCGGCCGGAAGGTCGGCGAGCTCCAGGAGGGGGACCGGAGGTTCCCGGTCGTCGTGCGGCTCGAGGACGCGTACCGCCTCGATCCCGCCGCGTTCGGCCGGACGCTCGTGACGACCGCGACGGGGGAGCGCCTGCCGCTGTCGAGCCTCGCGAAGATCACCACGGCCGAGGGGCCCGCGACTCTGCAGCGCGAATGGGGCAAGCGCAGGATCGTCGTCCAGGCGAACGTGCGCGGCCGGGACGTCGGGTCGTTCGTCGACGAGGCGCGCGCCGCGATCGACCGCGAGGTCTTGCTCCCGCCCGGGTACTGGGTGCGGTTCGGAGGGCAGTTCGAGCAATACGAGAGCGCGCGGTCGCGCCTGATGCTCGTCATTCCCGCCGCCCTCGCCGGCGTGCTGGTGCTCCTCTACCTGACCTACGGCACCCTCGCCGACACGCTGCGCGTCTTCGCCGGGGTGCCGTTCGCGGCCGTGGGCGGGGTGCTCGCGTTGTGGCTGCGCGACCTCCCCTTCAGCGTCTCGGCGTGGGTCGGGTTCGTGGCGCTGTCCGGCGTATCCGTCCTCGGCGACATGGTCCTCGTCTCCACGATCCGGCAGCTGCGGGGGGAGGGGTTGCCGCCGCTCGAGGCGATCGAGTCCGCCGCGCTCCGGCGGTTGCGCCCCGTCCTGATGACCGGGCTCGTCGCGAGCCTCGGATTCCTCCCGATGGCGCTGAACACGGGGGTCGGGGCGGAGGTCCAGCGTCCCCTCGCGACCGTGGTGATCGGGGGGGTGCTCTCCTCGACGCTCCTGACCCTCGTGGTGCTGCCGGTGATGTACCGGGTGGTGAGCCGGGAAGGCAGGGGAGGGGACTTGGTGCCGGCGGGAGGAATCGAACCTCCGACCTAG
- the hemB gene encoding porphobilinogen synthase, with product MFPVSRPRRLRRTLAVRDLVRETRLNAAEFVYPLFACPGTGVSREIPSMPGVFNLSVDRIVEEVGAMREEGVKATILFGIPEHKDEQGSDGWSDDAPVQRAVRALKKAYDDVVVMTDVCMCEYTSHGHCGIVREGTVQNDETLELLAKVAVSHARAGADVVAPSDMMDGRVGAIREALDDAGFENTPILAYAAKYASAFYGPFRDAAGSTPQFGDRKAYQMDPGNSDEALREVELDLEEGADMVMVKPALAYLDIIRRVRDTFGVKVAAYNVSGEYSMLMAAAERGWIERERAILEVLTAIKRAGADLILTYHAREAARLLLRG from the coding sequence ATGTTCCCCGTCAGCCGCCCCCGCCGCCTGCGTCGCACCCTCGCCGTGCGCGACCTCGTCCGCGAGACCCGCCTGAACGCCGCCGAGTTCGTCTATCCCCTCTTCGCGTGCCCCGGGACGGGGGTGAGCCGCGAGATCCCGTCGATGCCCGGCGTGTTCAACCTCTCGGTCGACCGGATCGTCGAGGAGGTCGGGGCGATGCGGGAGGAGGGGGTCAAGGCGACGATCCTCTTCGGCATCCCCGAGCACAAGGACGAGCAGGGCTCCGACGGCTGGAGCGACGACGCACCGGTCCAGCGCGCGGTGAGGGCGCTCAAGAAGGCCTACGACGACGTCGTCGTGATGACCGACGTCTGCATGTGCGAATACACCAGTCACGGGCACTGCGGGATCGTGCGCGAGGGGACCGTCCAGAACGACGAGACCCTCGAGCTCCTCGCCAAGGTGGCGGTGTCCCACGCGCGGGCCGGGGCCGACGTCGTCGCCCCGTCCGACATGATGGACGGCCGCGTCGGCGCGATCCGCGAGGCGCTCGACGACGCGGGGTTCGAGAACACCCCGATCCTCGCCTACGCCGCGAAGTACGCCTCGGCGTTCTACGGGCCGTTCCGCGACGCCGCGGGATCGACGCCGCAGTTCGGCGATCGCAAGGCCTACCAGATGGACCCCGGCAACAGCGACGAGGCCCTTCGCGAGGTCGAGCTCGACCTCGAGGAAGGGGCCGACATGGTGATGGTCAAGCCGGCGCTCGCCTATCTCGACATCATCCGGCGGGTGCGCGACACCTTCGGCGTCAAGGTCGCCGCCTACAACGTCAGCGGCGAGTATTCGATGCTGATGGCCGCCGCCGAACGCGGCTGGATCGAGCGCGAGCGCGCGATCCTCGAGGTGCTCACCGCGATCAAGCGGGCGGGCGCGGACCTGATCCTGACCTACCACGCGCGCGAGGCGGCGCGGCTCCTCCTTCGCGGGTGA
- a CDS encoding Wss1p-related putative metallopeptidase, which yields MKGNLLFDPEAYRCAPSPQALLKELARTHRPPVVPRLRREEEDHRAIAHLRTIGAELARHFRLRYSLIEAELPEVVEHYGICYKDGLIRIRLRHAKTGRLLKESSLVDTLCHELAHLRHFNHSPRFHRFWQQVLDEARRRGWYRPGPQDPKRGQLSLFEDWACGTGPVRRTKETRR from the coding sequence GTGAAGGGGAACCTCCTCTTCGACCCGGAGGCGTACCGCTGCGCCCCGAGTCCGCAGGCCCTCCTCAAGGAGCTCGCGCGGACGCACCGGCCTCCGGTGGTCCCTCGGCTCCGGCGCGAGGAGGAGGACCACCGGGCGATCGCGCACCTGCGCACGATCGGCGCCGAGCTCGCACGGCACTTCCGGCTCCGCTATTCGTTGATCGAGGCGGAGCTTCCGGAGGTCGTCGAGCACTACGGCATCTGTTACAAGGACGGCTTGATCCGGATCCGCCTGCGTCACGCGAAGACCGGGCGGCTCCTCAAGGAGTCGAGCCTCGTGGACACGTTGTGCCACGAGCTCGCCCACTTGAGACACTTCAATCACTCCCCCCGCTTCCATCGTTTCTGGCAGCAGGTCCTGGACGAGGCCCGGCGCCGCGGCTGGTACCGGCCCGGCCCGCAGGATCCGAAGCGGGGGCAACTTTCCCTGTTCGAGGACTGGGCGTGCGGGACCGGGCCCGTCCGGCGGACGAAGGAGACGCGACGATGA